A genomic region of Mitsuaria sp. 7 contains the following coding sequences:
- a CDS encoding GntR family transcriptional regulator, with the protein MGKSSTSSTPESTSPPDAGLAPTAGVSRYAQLAQDLRTRIIGGEWSAGAAIPSETDLAQRFGVALGTVRQAVAMLAAEGIIQRVHGKGTFVTQGLNGPSLLRFFRFRGPADGPPTAQVRRCQTVRLRAAEAQALGQRTGDSALRVKRVRLLDGKPVLAEDLLLPLARFAALRDLPLAEWEDLLYPMLARLCGVTVARAADELTFGHLDAATAALLDLPEGAPGIRVDRKAFDLGGQCIELRTTWGDATAFHYSAETR; encoded by the coding sequence TTGGGCAAGTCGAGCACTTCCAGCACGCCAGAATCCACGAGTCCCCCGGACGCGGGACTCGCCCCGACCGCGGGCGTCAGCCGTTATGCGCAGCTCGCGCAGGACCTGCGCACGCGCATCATCGGCGGCGAGTGGTCCGCCGGCGCGGCGATCCCGTCGGAGACCGACCTCGCGCAGCGCTTCGGCGTGGCGCTGGGCACCGTCCGGCAGGCCGTGGCCATGCTGGCGGCGGAAGGGATCATCCAGCGCGTGCACGGCAAGGGCACCTTCGTCACGCAAGGCCTGAACGGGCCGTCGCTGCTGCGCTTCTTCCGCTTCCGTGGGCCGGCGGACGGACCGCCCACCGCGCAGGTCCGGCGCTGTCAGACCGTGCGCCTGCGCGCGGCCGAAGCCCAGGCGCTCGGCCAGCGGACCGGCGACAGCGCGCTGCGCGTGAAGCGGGTGCGGCTGCTCGACGGCAAGCCGGTGCTCGCCGAGGACCTGCTGCTGCCGCTGGCCCGCTTCGCCGCGTTGCGCGATCTCCCGCTGGCGGAGTGGGAGGACCTGCTCTATCCGATGCTGGCCCGTCTGTGCGGCGTGACGGTCGCGCGGGCCGCCGACGAACTGACCTTCGGTCACCTGGACGCCGCGACCGCGGCCTTGCTCGACCTGCCCGAGGGCGCGCCCGGGATCCGTGTCGACCGCAAGGCCTTCGACCTCGGCGGCCAGTGCATCGAGCTGCGCACCACCTGGGGCGACGCCACCGCTTTCCACTACAGCGCCGAGACGCGCTGA
- a CDS encoding amidohydrolase, whose amino-acid sequence MMPTPHPAVNPAITSASRLTGVVDTHFHAFALTGAGAPGSRYVPDYAATLEAWDAAVAPHGVSHGVLVQPSFLGTDNSHLLKLLAERPAQLRGVAVVGAGFAVNELRRMDALGVCGIRLNLVGTDHRIGEELHPLFDQLEALSWHLQIHTDHGRLAEVLRQLPETLTVVVDHFGKPASPTEVSGLVAGQHDRLFVKLSAPYRLAAGCEAKDLAARWLDRVGPMRLVWGSDWPCTAHEDARATSASPLWLAHWLASDTMTEVVLTDNALSLYGF is encoded by the coding sequence ATGATGCCGACGCCCCACCCCGCCGTCAACCCCGCCATCACTTCCGCCTCGCGCCTCACCGGCGTGGTCGACACGCACTTCCATGCGTTCGCGCTGACGGGCGCGGGGGCGCCGGGATCGCGCTACGTGCCGGACTACGCGGCGACCCTCGAGGCCTGGGATGCGGCGGTCGCGCCGCACGGCGTCTCGCACGGCGTGCTGGTGCAGCCGAGCTTCCTCGGCACCGACAACAGTCATCTGCTGAAATTGCTGGCGGAGCGACCCGCACAGCTGCGCGGCGTCGCCGTCGTCGGCGCGGGCTTCGCGGTGAACGAGCTTCGCCGGATGGACGCGCTCGGCGTCTGCGGCATCCGCCTCAACCTCGTCGGCACCGATCACCGGATCGGCGAAGAACTGCATCCGCTGTTCGATCAGTTGGAGGCGCTGTCGTGGCATCTGCAGATCCATACGGACCACGGGCGTCTCGCGGAAGTGCTGCGCCAGCTTCCCGAGACCTTGACGGTCGTGGTGGACCACTTCGGCAAGCCGGCCTCGCCGACCGAGGTGAGCGGCCTGGTCGCGGGGCAGCACGACCGGCTCTTCGTGAAGCTGAGCGCGCCCTACCGCCTGGCGGCTGGCTGCGAGGCCAAGGACCTGGCGGCGCGATGGCTGGACCGCGTCGGTCCGATGCGACTGGTGTGGGGCAGCGACTGGCCGTGCACGGCGCATGAGGACGCGCGGGCGACGTCCGCATCGCCGTTGTGGCTGGCGCACTGGCTGGCCTCGGACACGATGACCGAGGTCGTGCTCACCGACAACGCGTTGAGCCTGTACGGCTTCTGA
- a CDS encoding SDR family oxidoreductase produces MKLTGNTILVTGGTSGIGRALAEALHDRGNRVIVTGRRQPLLEAMSLARPGLVGLALDVDDPASFARFTATLRAHFPELNVLIANAGISRTEDMTRDAWTADDAEAIVQTNILGVVRVAAAVLPLLKGKADAAFLATSSALAFVPRADFPTYCASKAFLHSWLQSLRHQMRHVPIEVLELSPPYVQTELTGAQQASDPRAMPLPDYVAEVLQMLEDGRTPRGEVLLDRDLPRRWAERDGKYEALFSAMNPG; encoded by the coding sequence ATGAAACTCACCGGCAACACCATCCTCGTGACGGGTGGCACCAGCGGCATCGGCCGCGCACTGGCCGAGGCGCTGCATGACCGCGGCAACCGCGTCATCGTGACCGGCCGACGGCAGCCGCTGCTCGAAGCGATGAGCCTCGCACGGCCCGGTCTCGTCGGGCTGGCGCTCGATGTCGACGATCCCGCTTCATTCGCGCGATTCACGGCGACGCTGCGCGCGCACTTTCCCGAGCTCAACGTGCTGATCGCCAACGCGGGCATCTCGCGCACCGAGGACATGACCCGCGACGCGTGGACCGCGGACGACGCCGAGGCCATCGTGCAGACCAACATCCTGGGCGTGGTGCGCGTCGCGGCGGCGGTGCTGCCGCTGCTCAAAGGCAAGGCGGACGCGGCGTTCCTGGCGACCAGTTCGGCGCTGGCCTTCGTGCCGCGCGCGGACTTCCCGACCTACTGCGCGAGCAAGGCCTTCCTGCATTCGTGGCTGCAGTCGCTGCGGCATCAGATGCGCCACGTGCCCATCGAGGTGCTGGAGCTGTCCCCGCCGTACGTGCAGACCGAACTGACCGGCGCGCAGCAGGCGAGCGATCCGCGCGCGATGCCGTTGCCGGACTACGTCGCCGAGGTGCTGCAGATGCTCGAGGACGGCCGCACGCCGCGCGGCGAGGTGCTGCTCGATCGTGACCTCCCTCGCCGTTGGGCGGAGCGCGACGGGAAGTACGAGGCGCTGTTCTCGGCGATGAATCCGGGCTGA
- a CDS encoding VOC family protein has translation MFDHVKFGVRDYAASRTFYLQALEPLGVTIGGEGDPSYGIEICGSNNASLCLFQTGERTAPMHIAFVAQTREQVDAFHRAALAAGAKDNGPPGLRPKYHANYYAAFVIDPDGHNIEAVCHAAG, from the coding sequence ATGTTCGACCACGTCAAATTCGGCGTCCGCGACTATGCCGCCAGCAGGACCTTCTATCTCCAGGCGCTCGAGCCGCTCGGCGTGACGATAGGCGGGGAGGGCGATCCGTCCTACGGCATCGAGATCTGCGGCAGCAACAACGCGTCGCTGTGCCTGTTCCAGACCGGGGAGCGGACCGCGCCCATGCACATCGCCTTCGTCGCGCAGACGCGCGAGCAGGTCGACGCGTTCCATCGCGCCGCGCTGGCCGCCGGCGCCAAGGACAACGGCCCGCCCGGACTCCGTCCGAAGTACCACGCGAACTACTACGCGGCCTTCGTCATCGATCCGGACGGGCACAACATCGAAGCGGTCTGCCACGCGGCGGGCTGA
- a CDS encoding ankyrin repeat domain-containing protein encodes MTKTTYSPDDWFEAERLHRAAHEGDITEMKRLIAQGYDVNLFDDLGNTPLHEAVRADRYRVAEWLLDHGASVNANEAERIGETPLCFAVQRGYPEMVALLLKRGADPDINGWMGLTARIRAQKRADDEGREMSAMMAKVREKRLR; translated from the coding sequence ATGACGAAGACGACCTATTCGCCAGACGACTGGTTCGAAGCAGAACGGCTTCATCGTGCCGCGCACGAAGGAGACATCACCGAGATGAAGCGGTTGATTGCGCAGGGATATGACGTCAACCTGTTCGACGACCTGGGGAACACGCCGCTCCACGAGGCCGTAAGGGCTGATCGCTATCGGGTCGCGGAGTGGCTGCTGGACCACGGCGCATCGGTCAATGCGAACGAGGCGGAACGGATTGGCGAGACACCGTTGTGCTTCGCGGTCCAGCGGGGCTATCCGGAGATGGTCGCGCTATTGCTCAAACGAGGTGCCGATCCAGACATCAACGGGTGGATGGGCCTCACGGCTCGAATCCGGGCGCAGAAGCGCGCCGATGACGAGGGACGGGAGATGTCGGCAATGATGGCGAAGGTCCGAGAGAAGCGCCTGAGGTAG
- a CDS encoding class II aldolase/adducin family protein: MSNVLRGQPRTESDVRIDLAAAYRLAALAGWDDTIYTHLSAAVPGEPGVYLLNEFGLGFDEVCASSLVKVDVRGRVVDGTGRRVNPSGFAIHGAVHAARPDVECVIHLHAPWGVALAMLPGGLQPTSQWAMRLHGRLGRHAYEGLALGADEQGRLVAKLGALDGLILENHGTLTVGRSVAEAYLLMHILERAAQAQLRAMAATAATGGRVLQVSDELAALTHHQWVGDGTERDGDAEWPALLRRVDRLSPGFRH; encoded by the coding sequence ATGAGCAACGTCTTGCGGGGACAGCCGCGCACCGAATCCGACGTCCGCATCGACCTCGCCGCCGCCTATCGCCTGGCCGCGCTGGCCGGCTGGGACGACACGATCTACACGCATCTGTCCGCGGCCGTGCCGGGCGAGCCCGGCGTCTACCTGCTGAATGAATTCGGCCTCGGCTTCGACGAGGTCTGCGCCTCCAGCCTGGTGAAGGTCGACGTGCGCGGACGCGTCGTCGACGGCACCGGCCGACGCGTCAACCCCAGCGGCTTCGCCATCCACGGCGCCGTGCACGCCGCCCGCCCCGACGTCGAATGCGTGATCCATCTGCACGCGCCGTGGGGCGTCGCGCTGGCGATGCTCCCCGGCGGACTGCAGCCGACGTCGCAATGGGCCATGCGCCTGCACGGGCGGCTCGGTCGCCATGCCTACGAAGGCCTCGCGCTCGGCGCCGATGAGCAGGGCCGGCTCGTCGCCAAGCTCGGCGCGCTCGACGGCTTGATCCTCGAGAACCACGGCACACTGACCGTCGGCCGTTCCGTCGCCGAGGCCTATCTGCTCATGCACATACTCGAGCGCGCCGCGCAAGCGCAGCTGCGCGCGATGGCCGCCACGGCCGCAACCGGCGGCCGCGTGCTGCAGGTCAGCGATGAACTCGCCGCCCTCACCCACCACCAATGGGTCGGCGACGGCACCGAACGCGACGGCGACGCCGAATGGCCCGCGCTACTGCGCCGCGTGGACCGCCTGTCCCCCGGCTTCCGCCACTGA
- a CDS encoding 4-oxalocrotonate tautomerase, with amino-acid sequence MPTLRVELFEGRTPQQKADLAKELTDACVRVLGGSADGVDVVFFDVKRQDWATGGVLWSEKNK; translated from the coding sequence ATGCCCACCCTCCGCGTCGAACTCTTCGAAGGCCGGACCCCGCAACAGAAGGCCGATCTGGCCAAGGAACTCACCGACGCCTGCGTGCGCGTGCTCGGCGGCAGCGCCGACGGCGTGGACGTCGTCTTCTTCGACGTGAAGCGCCAGGACTGGGCCACCGGCGGCGTCCTCTGGAGCGAGAAGAACAAGTAA
- a CDS encoding tripartite tricarboxylate transporter substrate binding protein: MTFPKPLSRRRALLTAASAAAFCAATPGQVLAQAQGTGAYPNRPITFLVPFAAASATDQLARALGQAIAEQTKQAVVVDNKAGASGMLAAQQGARAAPDGYTVLITTNTTQAANPHLYRKLPYDPVKDFAPVTGLGKGGQVMVVKADGPYKSVADVIARAKREPGKVSFGSGSASSRVAGEQFQQLSHTQLLHVPYKSNPPALTDLIGGQVDFMITDTATGLPQIKGGKVRALGFSMTKRSPLLPDVPTIAEAGVAGYDMSYWFAAYVPAATPAPVVQRLRELLTAALRSVPAKTFFDGAGVDAWASTPDELRAFQEAETRKWGQIIKAAGIEPE; this comes from the coding sequence ATGACCTTTCCCAAGCCCCTCAGCCGCCGGCGGGCCTTGCTGACTGCCGCCAGCGCCGCGGCGTTCTGCGCGGCGACACCCGGGCAAGTCCTGGCACAGGCGCAGGGCACAGGCGCTTATCCGAACCGGCCGATCACCTTCCTGGTCCCGTTCGCCGCCGCGAGCGCGACGGACCAGCTCGCGCGGGCGCTGGGCCAGGCGATCGCGGAGCAGACGAAGCAGGCGGTGGTCGTCGACAACAAGGCGGGGGCGAGCGGCATGCTCGCGGCGCAGCAGGGCGCGCGCGCCGCGCCGGACGGCTACACGGTGCTGATCACGACCAACACGACGCAGGCCGCCAATCCGCACCTGTACCGCAAGCTGCCCTACGACCCGGTGAAGGACTTCGCGCCGGTGACGGGTCTGGGCAAGGGCGGTCAGGTGATGGTGGTGAAGGCGGACGGCCCGTACAAGTCCGTGGCGGACGTGATCGCGCGCGCGAAACGCGAGCCGGGCAAGGTGAGCTTCGGCAGCGGGAGCGCGTCGAGCCGCGTCGCGGGCGAGCAGTTCCAGCAGCTTTCGCACACGCAGCTGCTGCACGTGCCGTACAAGAGCAATCCGCCGGCCTTGACCGACCTGATCGGCGGGCAGGTCGATTTCATGATCACCGACACGGCGACCGGCCTGCCGCAGATCAAGGGCGGGAAGGTGAGGGCGCTGGGCTTCTCGATGACCAAGCGCTCGCCGCTGCTGCCGGACGTGCCGACGATCGCCGAGGCGGGCGTCGCGGGCTACGACATGAGCTACTGGTTCGCGGCCTACGTGCCGGCGGCGACCCCGGCGCCGGTGGTGCAGCGGCTACGCGAGCTGCTGACGGCCGCGTTGCGCAGCGTGCCGGCGAAGACCTTCTTCGACGGCGCCGGCGTGGACGCCTGGGCCAGCACGCCGGACGAGCTGCGCGCGTTCCAGGAAGCGGAGACGCGCAAGTGGGGGCAGATCATCAAGGCGGCGGGGATAGAGCCGGAGTGA
- a CDS encoding acyclic terpene utilization AtuA family protein, whose protein sequence is MEHVPAPASTSGSPSLLVGCAAGFSGDRTDAARPVVDTLIRLGGPAVLIFETLAERTLALAQLARQRDPEGGFEPLLDEMLRPVLADCLAHRLPIVGNFGAANPPAAARRVQALAAELGLRVPVVAVVGGDALESPDQRALLMRTLAGEGHVIADDAIACANVYLGAEGIAQALRQGADVVVTGRVADPSLTVGPALAHFGWAPDDWDRLAGATMAGHLLECGAQVCGGYYADPGFKDVPDLATVGFPIARIEADGSCTVFKADGTGGCVDEHTVKEQLLYELHDPAAYLTPDVVADIGGAQVRQVGVDEVRLSGVRGHARPEALKANVFFANGWLAEGEISYAGPGAEARARLAAEVLQARLNAADRRGPLRVDLIGVTSVFGDDGGDALSRLPMGDAQDVRLRIAANHADRAGAERLTREVTALYTCGPAGGGGVRTNVRPRLGLRSCLFPRELATATVTLS, encoded by the coding sequence ATGGAACACGTCCCAGCGCCTGCTTCAACGTCCGGGTCCCCCTCCTTGCTGGTCGGCTGCGCCGCCGGTTTCTCCGGCGATCGCACCGACGCGGCGCGTCCGGTCGTCGACACGCTGATCCGGCTGGGCGGCCCGGCGGTGCTGATCTTCGAGACGCTGGCCGAGCGCACGCTCGCGCTGGCGCAGCTGGCGCGGCAGCGGGATCCCGAGGGCGGCTTCGAGCCGCTGCTCGACGAGATGCTGCGACCCGTGCTCGCGGACTGCCTGGCCCATCGTCTCCCGATCGTGGGCAACTTCGGCGCGGCGAATCCGCCGGCCGCGGCGCGCCGCGTGCAGGCGCTGGCGGCCGAGCTCGGCCTGCGGGTGCCCGTCGTCGCCGTCGTGGGCGGCGATGCGCTGGAGTCGCCGGACCAACGCGCGCTGCTGATGCGGACGCTGGCGGGCGAAGGGCATGTGATCGCCGACGACGCCATCGCCTGCGCCAACGTGTACCTGGGCGCGGAAGGGATCGCGCAGGCGTTGCGACAGGGCGCGGACGTCGTCGTCACCGGCCGCGTGGCGGACCCGTCGTTGACGGTCGGGCCGGCGCTCGCGCACTTCGGCTGGGCGCCCGACGACTGGGATCGGCTGGCCGGCGCGACGATGGCCGGACATCTGCTCGAGTGCGGCGCGCAGGTCTGCGGCGGCTACTACGCGGACCCGGGATTCAAGGACGTGCCGGACCTGGCGACGGTGGGTTTCCCCATCGCCCGGATCGAGGCCGACGGCAGCTGCACGGTCTTCAAGGCCGACGGCACCGGCGGTTGCGTCGACGAGCACACCGTCAAGGAGCAACTGCTGTACGAGCTGCACGATCCCGCGGCCTACCTGACCCCCGACGTCGTCGCGGACATCGGCGGGGCGCAGGTGCGGCAGGTCGGCGTGGACGAGGTGCGGCTGTCCGGCGTGCGGGGTCATGCGCGACCCGAGGCGCTGAAGGCGAACGTGTTCTTCGCCAACGGCTGGCTGGCGGAGGGCGAGATCTCCTACGCCGGCCCGGGGGCGGAAGCGCGCGCGCGGCTCGCGGCGGAGGTGCTCCAGGCCCGGTTGAACGCGGCGGATCGGCGGGGACCGCTGCGGGTGGATCTGATCGGCGTGACGAGCGTGTTCGGTGACGACGGCGGCGATGCGCTGTCGCGCCTGCCGATGGGCGATGCGCAAGACGTGCGGCTGCGTATCGCGGCGAATCATGCGGACCGCGCGGGCGCGGAGCGCCTGACGCGCGAGGTCACGGCGCTCTACACCTGCGGCCCCGCGGGCGGCGGGGGCGTGAGGACGAACGTCCGACCGCGCCTCGGGCTGCGTTCCTGCCTGTTCCCTCGCGAACTCGCGACCGCCACGGTGACGCTGTCATGA
- a CDS encoding LysR family transcriptional regulator, translating into MNRLSSVPSASATPAPSNDGVAPANLSARQLAAFVALAELRSFTRAAAQCHLSQPAFSALIRSLEDSLGARLFDRTTRAVEPTVEGTLFLDPARRLLQDMRLATDDLRDHVARRRGRVALAALPALVAGWLPPHLATFRQQYPGIELDLADVLSESCVERVRTGRADLALAAVRATAPELSVEPFLSDDFYLVCRRDHPLAKRRKPTLATLASQPLIGLARHSSVRQALDAALPSLPMRPVLEFEQLSSVAGMVVAGHGVTLVPALTLFHFNHPDLIARPIVDEGLQRHIYLIRRRDRALSAAAQAMAESLWRWAAQGPKRAGVTVHAPIG; encoded by the coding sequence ATGAATCGACTGTCGTCCGTTCCCTCCGCTTCAGCGACTCCGGCCCCGTCGAACGACGGCGTGGCGCCGGCCAACCTGTCGGCCCGGCAGCTCGCCGCCTTCGTCGCGCTGGCGGAGCTGCGCAGCTTCACGCGTGCGGCGGCGCAGTGCCACCTGTCGCAGCCGGCCTTCAGCGCGCTGATCCGGTCGCTGGAGGACAGCCTGGGCGCCCGCCTCTTCGACCGGACGACCCGTGCGGTCGAGCCCACCGTCGAAGGGACGCTGTTCCTGGACCCGGCGCGCCGCCTGCTGCAGGACATGCGCCTGGCGACCGACGACCTGCGCGACCACGTCGCGCGCCGCCGCGGCCGCGTGGCGCTGGCCGCCCTGCCCGCGCTCGTGGCGGGCTGGCTGCCGCCGCACCTCGCGACCTTCCGCCAGCAGTACCCGGGCATCGAGCTCGATCTCGCGGACGTGCTCTCGGAAAGCTGCGTGGAGCGCGTCCGCACGGGCCGCGCCGACCTGGCGCTGGCCGCCGTGCGCGCCACGGCGCCGGAGCTGTCGGTCGAGCCCTTCCTGTCCGACGACTTCTACCTGGTCTGCCGGCGGGACCATCCGCTCGCGAAGCGTCGCAAGCCGACGCTGGCGACCCTCGCGTCGCAGCCGCTGATCGGACTGGCGCGCCACAGCAGCGTGCGGCAGGCGCTGGACGCCGCGCTCCCCTCATTGCCGATGCGACCGGTGCTCGAGTTCGAGCAGCTCAGCTCGGTGGCGGGCATGGTGGTCGCGGGTCACGGCGTGACGCTGGTGCCGGCGCTGACGCTGTTCCATTTCAACCATCCGGACCTGATCGCGCGCCCGATCGTCGACGAGGGACTGCAGCGCCACATCTACCTGATCCGGCGTCGCGACCGGGCGCTGTCAGCCGCGGCGCAGGCGATGGCGGAATCGCTGTGGCGCTGGGCCGCGCAGGGGCCGAAGCGCGCGGGCGTGACGGTGCATGCGCCCATCGGCTGA
- a CDS encoding response regulator, which yields MKILIADPSDAFRKTLYERLREVPTATVVGQASDEDQAVLLAALCSPDLVLTELDLGRGSGFALMERLRAAGYEGLAYMVTSADEAEHGPRCVEAGITGFYDKTYDMERLLQAMTVLAQAPVTFGQSRIRASAI from the coding sequence ATGAAAATACTGATCGCCGATCCCTCCGACGCCTTCCGCAAGACGCTCTACGAGCGCCTGCGGGAAGTGCCCACCGCGACCGTGGTGGGCCAAGCCTCCGACGAGGACCAGGCGGTCCTGCTGGCGGCGCTCTGTTCGCCCGACCTCGTGCTGACGGAACTGGACCTGGGACGAGGCAGCGGCTTCGCGCTCATGGAGCGGCTCCGCGCCGCGGGCTATGAGGGCCTCGCCTACATGGTCACCTCCGCCGACGAGGCGGAACACGGGCCCCGCTGCGTGGAGGCGGGCATCACCGGCTTCTACGACAAGACCTACGACATGGAGCGCCTGCTGCAGGCGATGACCGTCCTGGCGCAGGCGCCGGTGACCTTCGGCCAGTCGCGGATCCGGGCCAGCGCCATCTGA
- a CDS encoding response regulator, whose amino-acid sequence MVDDNVDAADTLVALLATNGFVACAIYDGSEAVLLAELMKPTLVFLDIDMPGMDGYDTAACILRGAPADGHPRLVALTGRSSAGDRTLSTSAGFDLHVRKPIGCEQLFDLAAAAYDGPEQPH is encoded by the coding sequence GTGGTCGACGACAACGTCGATGCCGCCGACACCCTCGTCGCCCTCCTCGCGACGAACGGGTTCGTCGCGTGCGCCATCTACGACGGCTCGGAGGCCGTGCTGCTGGCCGAGTTGATGAAGCCGACGCTGGTCTTCCTGGACATCGACATGCCCGGCATGGACGGCTACGACACAGCGGCCTGCATCCTCCGCGGCGCGCCGGCCGACGGGCATCCCCGCCTGGTGGCGCTGACCGGCCGCAGCAGCGCGGGGGACCGGACGCTCAGCACGAGCGCGGGCTTCGACCTCCATGTTCGCAAACCGATCGGGTGCGAGCAGCTGTTCGATCTGGCCGCGGCGGCCTATGACGGGCCGGAGCAACCCCACTAA
- a CDS encoding AI-2E family transporter: MTQSSPSSPLAAKFLIGVSVLGLLYLGREVLVPMTLAGTLAFVLAPFVRRFRRLGLGQTAAAISALLLAGCFMVVLGAALLGQLSAMSRELPAYEANLQEKVSTLRKLTVDQLEEAHGRAGRMMGTLKSSPSSPSSSSTAEPADSGDPEWPSRRRTTSPAEPPDRGVDALRQLAAAVWGPAATVGIVILVLIFSLLEQDVLRDRLIRLLGGSDIRAATSAVNDAGQRLSRYFISQFTVNLGVAVVIGVLLVVLGMPHAVIWAVLAGVLRFIPYVGFPAAALGACAVAAGVSPGWDLAWSTALVFLAVELVVAHVLEPRLYGHATGLSPLSVVVAAIFWSALWGPVGLLLSTPLTLCLVVAGRHVPALAFLDILLGDTPALSLAQRFYQRSLSGDAVEILADARAFLKRKSLAAYCDKVVLPALNLGREDLGRNLITQQQRSAAQRVILQVLGELTRLPHAPKRRWTPSMLLGGDLGLQLRQDRLNIEAGSPGHAVAGAPPALMCISMDDREAHLSAELLVRLLRGDQRDALHVTVQELASVPAGLDDAAVQVVLVVAAAADGAVEADAQALNERLARWPQARVISMFSANRTSVDQISPDRPHDTVFSFDEAVAALKKTAV, translated from the coding sequence ATGACTCAATCCTCTCCTTCGTCGCCCCTGGCCGCCAAGTTCCTCATCGGCGTGTCCGTCCTGGGGCTGCTCTACCTGGGCAGGGAAGTGCTGGTGCCGATGACGCTGGCGGGGACGCTGGCGTTCGTCCTGGCGCCCTTCGTGCGGCGGTTCCGACGCCTCGGACTGGGGCAGACCGCGGCCGCCATCTCGGCCCTGCTGCTGGCCGGCTGCTTCATGGTGGTCCTCGGCGCGGCGCTCCTGGGCCAGTTGAGCGCCATGTCCCGCGAGCTGCCGGCCTACGAGGCCAACCTGCAGGAGAAGGTGAGCACGCTGCGCAAGCTCACGGTCGACCAGCTGGAAGAGGCGCATGGCCGGGCCGGTCGCATGATGGGGACCTTGAAGTCGTCCCCGTCGTCCCCGTCGTCCTCATCGACCGCCGAGCCCGCAGATAGCGGCGATCCGGAGTGGCCGTCCCGGCGTCGGACGACATCGCCCGCGGAACCGCCGGACCGCGGCGTGGACGCGCTGAGGCAACTGGCCGCGGCGGTCTGGGGGCCGGCCGCAACGGTGGGCATCGTCATCCTCGTGCTGATCTTCTCGCTGCTGGAGCAGGACGTGCTCCGCGACCGCCTGATCCGCCTGCTCGGCGGATCGGACATCCGCGCGGCGACCAGCGCCGTGAACGACGCGGGGCAGCGCCTGTCGCGCTATTTCATCTCGCAGTTCACGGTCAATCTCGGCGTGGCCGTGGTGATCGGCGTCCTGCTCGTGGTGCTCGGCATGCCGCACGCCGTGATCTGGGCGGTGCTGGCCGGCGTGCTCCGCTTCATCCCCTACGTCGGATTTCCCGCCGCGGCCCTGGGGGCCTGCGCGGTGGCCGCGGGCGTGTCACCGGGCTGGGATCTCGCCTGGTCGACCGCGCTCGTCTTCCTGGCGGTGGAGCTCGTGGTGGCCCACGTGCTGGAGCCGAGGCTGTACGGACATGCGACGGGACTCTCCCCGCTGTCCGTCGTTGTCGCCGCCATCTTCTGGAGCGCGCTGTGGGGGCCCGTCGGCCTGCTGCTGTCCACGCCGCTGACGCTCTGCCTCGTCGTCGCGGGCCGGCATGTGCCTGCCTTGGCCTTCCTGGACATCCTCCTGGGCGACACGCCCGCCTTGAGCCTCGCGCAACGCTTCTATCAACGGAGCCTGAGCGGCGACGCGGTGGAGATCCTGGCCGACGCCCGAGCGTTCCTGAAGCGGAAATCGCTGGCCGCCTACTGCGACAAGGTGGTCCTGCCCGCGCTCAATCTCGGCAGGGAGGATCTGGGCAGGAACCTGATCACGCAGCAGCAGCGGTCCGCGGCGCAACGCGTCATCCTGCAGGTGCTCGGTGAGTTGACGCGCCTGCCGCACGCGCCCAAGCGCCGATGGACGCCGTCGATGCTGCTGGGCGGCGATCTGGGACTCCAGTTGCGTCAGGACCGGCTGAACATCGAGGCGGGATCGCCCGGCCACGCCGTCGCAGGCGCACCCCCTGCGCTGATGTGCATCAGCATGGATGATCGCGAGGCCCACCTGTCGGCGGAGTTGCTCGTAAGGCTGCTGCGCGGCGATCAGCGGGACGCGTTGCATGTGACCGTGCAGGAACTGGCGAGCGTTCCGGCCGGACTGGACGACGCGGCGGTGCAGGTCGTGCTCGTCGTGGCGGCGGCCGCGGACGGCGCGGTCGAAGCTGACGCGCAGGCGCTCAACGAGAGGCTCGCGCGATGGCCGCAGGCCCGCGTGATCTCCATGTTCTCGGCGAACAGGACCTCCGTGGACCAGATCTCACCGGATCGGCCGCACGACACGGTGTTCTCCTTCGACGAGGCGGTCGCCGCCCTGAAGAAGACCGCGGTCTGA